The genomic window CCGCTAGTTTTCGCGGTCCCTGTCGTTCCGGAGCCGTTTTTCAAATGTCAGCCCCAGATCTGCGATCTTGGTTCTCAGCGTGCTGCGGGCAATGCCCAAGATTTCACTCGCTTGGGCTTGGTTTCCTCCCGCATATTGCAACGTTTCGGGTAACAAGATGCGATCGATTTCGCCGTGCAGTTTCTGATACAAACTGGGATGTCCCTGGGAAAGTAATTCGTGAATGAATTGGCGAATGTTTTCGACATCCAAGGCTGAGGTGGTGTGATCTTCGCCGGCCAGCACCTCCCCGCGACACGTTGCCGGGAGCGAAGCGGCCGATAGCACTTCGCCTACGTTTCGCACCAACGCATGCTTCACTGCGTTTTGCAGTTCCCGTACATTTCCTGGCCAACGGTATTGCTCGAGCATGGTCATCGCCTCGGGGGCGATGGATCGGATCTGTTTTTGCAAGTCGGCACTGAACAGCTTGATGAAGTGTTCAACGAAGATGGGGATGTCATCGACACGCTCTCGCAGCGGAGGTAATTGGATCGCGAACACGCTGAGCCGATAATAAAGGTCTTCGCGGAACGTCCCCTCGTTGACCATCTCGAGCAAGTGGCGGTTGGTCGCCGCAATCACTCGCACGTCGACCTGGATTGTTTCGTTGCTGCCCACGCGTTCAAAGCTTCCGTCTTGTAATAGGCGTAGCACTTTTGCTTGCGTCGTGGAGGTCATGTCACCGATCTCGTCGAGGAAAATGGTCCCCTTGTCGACCTGTTCAAACTTTCCGATCCGACGTTTGTCGGCTCCTGTGAAGGCGCCACGTTCATGCCCGAACAGTTCACTCTCGAGTAAGTTTTCGGGTAACGCCGCGCAATTGATCGCCAAAAAGGGACGCTCCGCGCGACGACTGTGTTGGTAGATCGCGCGTGCCACCATCTCCTTGCCGGTCCCGGTCTCGCCGAGGATCAAGGCATTGACATCTTGAGGGGCCACTTGGCCGATCGATTTGTAGACCTCCTGCATCGCTGGAGAACGACCCACGATCTGGTCCGCATTCGCGTCGCCGTCCCCCGCGATTTCAAACCGGGCG from Novipirellula galeiformis includes these protein-coding regions:
- a CDS encoding sigma-54-dependent transcriptional regulator; translated protein: MPKLIIIDDEPNLLYSLKKSLETDSLEVITAGTAESGIAAVREHRPDAVLLDVRLPDMSGLDAFHCIHEIDARIPVIIITAYSTSETAIEAMKRGAFEYLLKPVEFENLLSTIHRALEISRMSRVPARFEIAGDGDANADQIVGRSPAMQEVYKSIGQVAPQDVNALILGETGTGKEMVARAIYQHSRRAERPFLAINCAALPENLLESELFGHERGAFTGADKRRIGKFEQVDKGTIFLDEIGDMTSTTQAKVLRLLQDGSFERVGSNETIQVDVRVIAATNRHLLEMVNEGTFREDLYYRLSVFAIQLPPLRERVDDIPIFVEHFIKLFSADLQKQIRSIAPEAMTMLEQYRWPGNVRELQNAVKHALVRNVGEVLSAASLPATCRGEVLAGEDHTTSALDVENIRQFIHELLSQGHPSLYQKLHGEIDRILLPETLQYAGGNQAQASEILGIARSTLRTKIADLGLTFEKRLRNDRDREN